A single window of Streptomyces xanthii DNA harbors:
- the ilvC gene encoding ketol-acid reductoisomerase, with translation MAELFYDDDADLSIIQNRKVAVIGYGSQGHAHALSLRDSGVDVRVGLHEGSKSKAKAEEQGLRVVTPSEAAAEADVIMILVPDPIQAQVYEESIKDNLKDGDALFFGHGLNIRYGFIKPPAGVDVAMVAPKGPGHLVRRQYEEGRGVPCIAAVEQDATGKGFELALSYAKGIGGTRAGVIKTTFTEETETDLFGEQAVLCGGTAALVKAGFETLTEAGYQPEIAYFECLHELKLIVDLMYEGGLEKMRWSVSETAEWGDYITGPRIITDATKAEMKKVLAEIQDGTFAKEWMAEYHGGLKKYNEYKTQDEKHLLETTGKELRKLMSWVNDEEA, from the coding sequence GTGGCCGAGCTGTTCTACGACGACGACGCCGACCTGTCCATCATCCAGAACCGCAAGGTCGCGGTGATCGGCTACGGCTCCCAGGGCCACGCCCACGCGCTGTCCCTGCGCGACTCGGGCGTCGACGTCCGCGTCGGTCTGCACGAGGGCTCCAAGTCCAAGGCCAAGGCCGAGGAGCAGGGCCTGCGCGTGGTGACGCCGTCCGAGGCCGCCGCCGAGGCCGACGTCATCATGATCCTGGTCCCGGACCCGATCCAGGCCCAGGTCTACGAGGAGTCCATCAAGGACAACCTGAAGGACGGCGACGCGCTGTTCTTCGGCCACGGCCTGAACATCCGCTACGGCTTCATCAAGCCCCCGGCCGGTGTGGACGTCGCCATGGTCGCCCCCAAGGGCCCGGGTCACCTGGTGCGCCGCCAGTACGAGGAGGGTCGCGGCGTCCCCTGCATCGCGGCCGTCGAGCAGGACGCCACGGGCAAGGGCTTCGAGCTCGCCCTCTCCTACGCGAAGGGCATCGGCGGCACCCGCGCCGGCGTCATCAAGACGACCTTCACCGAGGAGACCGAGACCGACCTGTTCGGTGAGCAGGCCGTCCTGTGCGGTGGTACCGCCGCGCTGGTCAAGGCGGGCTTCGAGACGCTGACCGAGGCCGGCTACCAGCCGGAGATCGCGTACTTCGAGTGCCTCCACGAGCTGAAGCTCATCGTCGACCTCATGTACGAGGGCGGCCTGGAGAAGATGCGCTGGTCGGTCTCCGAGACCGCCGAGTGGGGCGACTACATCACCGGCCCGCGCATCATCACGGACGCCACCAAGGCCGAGATGAAGAAGGTCCTCGCCGAGATCCAGGACGGCACCTTCGCCAAGGAGTGGATGGCCGAGTACCACGGCGGCCTGAAGAAGTACAACGAGTACAAGACCCAGGACGAGAAGCACCTCCTGGAGACCACCGGCAAGGAGCTGCGCAAGCTCATGAGCTGGGTGAACGACGAAGAGGCGTAA
- a CDS encoding PucR family transcriptional regulator produces MGENDGVKGDYQELVDEISALLGAPATLENRDFRLIAFGTQVSGDDSDFDASALDPVRTRSILTRGSTPAVRAWFEGFGIARATEPVRIPATPEAGVYRGRICLPVRHRGIVLGYVWLLDDDPGPTPEQLDAAMEVAGRIGAELADEAQAGADLTREFHSVLTAERGWQRDMAVAALRTALGSRADGLHTVVCVAPWPSADPDDAPSVRTIPAADALCTVPWGATGQCLALLVRLRSSEVLTPALTAAAKLRARAGGAQVAAGIGAPRTDLAELAAAWQEATAAARTALADPRLGPDARWAAIGPYRLLTALPAETAHDPVLAPLLTPAHRQLAHTAEVFLDCAGQAGRAAAALGIHRQTLYYRLSRVEQLTGLDLDEGEDRLLLHMGLKASRL; encoded by the coding sequence GTGGGTGAGAATGACGGGGTGAAGGGCGATTACCAGGAACTGGTCGACGAGATCTCGGCGCTGCTCGGCGCCCCGGCGACCCTCGAGAACCGGGACTTCCGGCTGATCGCGTTCGGTACGCAGGTCAGCGGCGACGACAGCGACTTCGACGCCTCGGCGCTGGACCCGGTCCGCACCCGCTCGATCCTCACCCGGGGCTCGACGCCCGCCGTCCGCGCCTGGTTCGAGGGCTTCGGCATCGCCCGCGCGACGGAGCCGGTCCGTATCCCGGCGACCCCGGAGGCCGGGGTCTACCGCGGCCGCATCTGCCTCCCCGTGCGCCACCGGGGCATCGTGCTCGGCTACGTGTGGCTGCTCGACGACGATCCGGGCCCGACGCCGGAGCAGCTCGACGCGGCGATGGAGGTGGCCGGCCGGATCGGCGCGGAGCTGGCCGACGAGGCGCAGGCGGGCGCCGACCTGACGCGCGAGTTCCACTCCGTGCTGACGGCGGAGCGGGGCTGGCAGCGGGACATGGCGGTGGCGGCTCTGCGTACGGCGCTGGGCTCGCGCGCGGACGGCCTGCACACGGTGGTCTGCGTGGCGCCGTGGCCCTCGGCCGACCCGGACGACGCGCCGTCGGTCCGTACGATCCCCGCCGCCGACGCCCTGTGCACCGTCCCCTGGGGCGCGACCGGCCAGTGCCTCGCCCTTCTCGTGCGGCTGCGTTCCTCGGAGGTGCTGACCCCGGCGCTGACGGCGGCGGCGAAGCTGCGGGCGCGGGCCGGCGGGGCGCAGGTCGCGGCCGGGATCGGCGCGCCGCGCACGGATCTCGCGGAGCTGGCGGCGGCCTGGCAGGAGGCGACGGCGGCGGCCCGCACGGCGCTGGCCGATCCGCGGCTCGGCCCGGACGCCCGGTGGGCGGCGATCGGCCCGTACCGGCTGCTGACCGCGCTGCCCGCGGAGACGGCGCACGACCCGGTCCTGGCTCCGCTCCTGACCCCGGCGCACCGCCAGCTGGCCCACACCGCCGAGGTCTTCCTCGACTGCGCCGGCCAGGCGGGCCGCGCGGCGGCGGCCCTCGGCATCCACCGCCAGACCCTCTACTACCGCCTCTCCCGGGTGGAGCAGCTCACCGGCCTCGACCTCGACGAGGGCGAGGACCGGCTGCTCCTCCACATGGGGCTGAAGGCCTCACGCCTGTGA
- the serA gene encoding phosphoglycerate dehydrogenase → MSTAANGKPVVLIAEELSPATVDALGPDFEIRTCNGADRAELLPAIADVDAILVRSATKVDAEAIAAARKLKVVARAGVGLDNVDVSAATKAGVMVVNAPTSNIVTAAELACGLLIATARNIPQANAALKNGEWKRSKYTGVELAEKTLGVVGLGRIGALVAQRMSAFGMKVVAYDPYVQPARAAQMGVKVLSLDELLEVSDFITVHLPKTPETLGLIGDEALHKVKPSVRIVNAARGGIVDEEALYSALKEGRVAGAGLDVYAKEPCTDSPLFQFDQVVCTPHLGASTDEAQEKAGIAVARSVRLALAGELVPDAVNVQGGVIAEDVKPGLPLAEKLGRIFTALAGEVAARLDVEVYGEITQHDVKVLELSALKGVFEDVVDETVSYVNAPLFAQERGVEVRLTTSSESPDHRNVVTVRGTLGDGQEIAVSGTLAGPKHLQKIVAVGEYDVDLALAEHMVVLRYEDRPGVVGTVGRVLGEAGINIAGMQVARADVGGEALAVLTVDDTVAPAVLNELASEIGATSARAVNLSE, encoded by the coding sequence GTGAGCACTGCTGCCAACGGCAAACCCGTCGTACTCATCGCTGAAGAGCTGTCGCCCGCCACCGTCGACGCCCTGGGCCCCGACTTCGAGATCCGCACGTGCAACGGCGCGGACCGTGCCGAGCTGCTGCCGGCCATCGCCGACGTCGACGCGATCCTGGTCCGCTCCGCCACCAAGGTGGACGCCGAGGCCATCGCCGCCGCCCGCAAGCTCAAGGTCGTCGCCCGCGCCGGTGTCGGCCTGGACAACGTGGACGTGTCCGCCGCCACCAAGGCCGGCGTCATGGTCGTCAACGCCCCGACGTCCAACATCGTGACGGCCGCCGAGCTGGCCTGCGGCCTGCTCATCGCGACCGCGCGCAACATCCCGCAGGCGAACGCGGCGCTCAAGAACGGCGAGTGGAAGCGCAGCAAGTACACCGGTGTCGAGCTGGCCGAGAAGACCCTCGGTGTCGTCGGCCTCGGCCGTATCGGCGCCCTGGTCGCCCAGCGCATGAGCGCCTTCGGCATGAAGGTCGTCGCCTACGACCCGTACGTGCAGCCCGCGCGGGCCGCGCAGATGGGCGTCAAGGTCCTCTCCCTGGACGAGCTGCTCGAGGTGTCCGACTTCATCACCGTGCACCTGCCCAAGACCCCGGAGACCCTCGGTCTCATCGGTGACGAGGCGCTGCACAAGGTCAAGCCGAGCGTGCGCATCGTGAACGCGGCGCGGGGCGGGATCGTCGACGAGGAGGCGCTGTACTCGGCGCTGAAGGAGGGCCGCGTCGCGGGCGCGGGCCTGGACGTGTACGCGAAGGAGCCCTGCACGGACTCCCCGCTGTTCCAGTTCGACCAGGTCGTGTGCACCCCGCACCTGGGCGCCTCGACCGACGAGGCGCAGGAGAAGGCCGGCATCGCCGTGGCCCGCTCGGTGCGTCTGGCGCTGGCCGGCGAGCTCGTGCCCGACGCGGTGAACGTGCAGGGCGGTGTCATCGCCGAGGACGTCAAGCCGGGTCTGCCGCTCGCCGAGAAGCTCGGCCGGATCTTCACCGCGCTGGCGGGCGAGGTCGCGGCGCGTCTCGACGTCGAGGTCTACGGCGAGATCACCCAGCACGACGTGAAGGTGCTCGAACTGTCCGCGCTCAAGGGCGTGTTCGAGGACGTCGTCGACGAGACGGTGTCGTACGTGAACGCGCCGCTGTTCGCGCAGGAGCGCGGGGTCGAGGTCCGTCTGACGACCTCCTCCGAGTCGCCCGACCACCGCAACGTGGTGACGGTGCGCGGCACCCTCGGCGACGGCCAGGAGATCGCGGTCTCCGGCACGCTGGCCGGTCCGAAGCACCTCCAGAAGATCGTCGCCGTCGGCGAGTACGACGTGGACCTGGCGCTCGCCGAGCACATGGTCGTCCTGCGCTACGAGGACCGTCCGGGTGTCGTCGGCACCGTCGGCCGCGTCCTCGGCGAGGCGGGGATCAACATCGCAGGCATGCAGGTCGCCCGTGCCGACGTGGGCGGCGAGGCGCTGGCCGTCCTGACCGTCGACGACACGGTGGCCCCGGCCGTGCTGAACGAGCTGGCCTCGGAGATCGGCGCGACCTCGGCCCGCGCGGTCAACCTCTCGGAGTAG
- a CDS encoding acetolactate synthase large subunit produces MTEQATGAHHPQPRPRSGGQQSAPVEHVTGAKSLIRSLEEVGADTVFGIPGGAILPAYDPMMDSTRVRHILVRHEQGAGHAAVGYAQATGKVGVCMATSGPGATNLVTPIADAHLDSVPIVAITGQVASKAIGTDAFQEADIVGITMPITKHNFLVTKAEDIPKTIAEAFHIASTGRPGPVLVDIAKDALQAQTTFTWPPQTDLPGYRPVTKPHAKQIREAAKLITGAKRPVLYVGGGVLKANATQELKVLAELTEAPVTTTLMALGAFPDSHPLHVGMPGMHGAVTAVTALQKADLIVALGARFDDRVTGKLDSFAPFAKIVHADIDPAEIGKNREADVPIVGDAREVIADLIQAVQKEHADGHKGDYSAWWKDLSRWRDTYPLGYDQPADGSLSPQQVIERIGQLAPADTIFAAGVGQHQMWAAHFIKYERPATWLNSGGAGTMGYAVPAAMGAKAGAPDKPVWAIDGDGCFQMTNQELTTCALNNIPIKVAVINNGALGMVRQWQTLFYNQRYSNTVLHAGPDGDTPPNKGTRVPDFVKLSEAMGCYSIRCERPEDLDKVIEEANSINDRPVVIDFIVHEDAMVWPMVAAGTSNDEIMAARDVRPDFGDNEDD; encoded by the coding sequence ATGACCGAGCAGGCCACCGGGGCCCACCATCCGCAGCCGCGGCCCCGTTCCGGAGGACAGCAGTCCGCCCCCGTCGAGCACGTCACGGGTGCGAAGTCCCTCATTCGCTCGCTTGAGGAGGTCGGGGCCGACACCGTATTCGGCATTCCCGGCGGTGCGATCCTTCCCGCGTACGACCCGATGATGGACTCCACGCGGGTCCGCCACATCCTCGTGCGGCACGAGCAGGGTGCGGGCCACGCGGCCGTCGGCTACGCGCAGGCCACCGGCAAGGTCGGTGTGTGCATGGCGACTTCGGGTCCCGGCGCCACCAACCTGGTCACCCCGATCGCCGACGCGCACCTCGACTCGGTGCCGATCGTCGCGATCACCGGCCAGGTCGCCTCCAAGGCGATCGGTACGGACGCCTTCCAGGAGGCGGACATCGTCGGCATCACCATGCCGATCACCAAGCACAACTTCCTGGTCACCAAGGCCGAGGACATCCCCAAGACGATCGCCGAGGCGTTCCACATCGCCTCGACCGGCCGTCCGGGCCCCGTCCTCGTCGACATCGCGAAGGACGCGCTGCAGGCGCAGACGACCTTCACGTGGCCGCCGCAGACCGACCTGCCCGGCTACCGCCCGGTGACCAAGCCGCACGCCAAGCAGATCCGCGAGGCCGCGAAGCTGATCACGGGTGCGAAGCGGCCCGTCCTCTACGTGGGCGGCGGTGTCCTCAAGGCCAACGCCACCCAGGAGCTCAAGGTCCTCGCCGAGCTCACCGAAGCGCCCGTCACCACCACCCTGATGGCGCTCGGCGCGTTCCCCGACAGCCACCCGCTGCACGTGGGAATGCCGGGCATGCACGGTGCGGTCACCGCCGTCACCGCGCTGCAGAAGGCCGACCTGATCGTCGCCCTCGGAGCCCGCTTCGACGACCGCGTCACCGGCAAGCTGGACAGCTTCGCCCCCTTCGCCAAGATCGTCCACGCCGACATCGACCCCGCGGAGATCGGCAAGAACCGCGAGGCCGACGTGCCGATCGTCGGTGACGCCCGCGAGGTCATCGCCGACCTGATCCAGGCGGTCCAGAAGGAGCACGCGGACGGCCACAAGGGCGACTACAGCGCCTGGTGGAAGGACCTGTCCCGCTGGCGCGACACCTACCCGCTCGGCTACGACCAGCCGGCGGACGGCTCGCTGTCCCCGCAGCAGGTCATCGAGCGGATCGGCCAGCTCGCCCCGGCCGACACGATCTTCGCCGCGGGCGTCGGCCAGCACCAGATGTGGGCCGCGCACTTCATCAAGTACGAGCGCCCGGCCACCTGGCTGAACTCGGGCGGCGCCGGGACCATGGGCTACGCGGTCCCCGCCGCGATGGGCGCCAAGGCCGGCGCGCCGGACAAGCCGGTCTGGGCGATCGACGGCGACGGCTGCTTCCAGATGACCAATCAGGAGCTCACCACCTGCGCCCTGAACAACATCCCGATCAAGGTCGCCGTCATCAACAACGGCGCGCTCGGGATGGTCCGCCAGTGGCAGACCCTGTTCTACAACCAGCGCTACTCGAACACCGTGCTCCACGCGGGCCCGGACGGCGACACCCCGCCCAACAAGGGCACGCGCGTCCCGGACTTCGTGAAGCTGTCCGAGGCCATGGGCTGCTACTCGATCCGCTGCGAGCGCCCCGAGGACCTCGACAAGGTCATCGAGGAGGCGAACTCGATCAACGACCGCCCCGTCGTGATCGACTTCATCGTCCACGAGGACGCCATGGTGTGGCCGATGGTCGCCGCCGGCACCTCGAACGACGAGATCATGGCCGCCCGGGACGTCCGCCCGGACTTCGGCGACAACGAAGACGACTGA
- a CDS encoding MFS transporter, with the protein MTTKTPRRRAAASPASPWTAFSVLLLPLLLVSMDVSVLYFAIPEISQELHTTATQQLWIFDIYGFVLAGLLLTMGSLGDRIGRRKLLLIGAAAFGAASVLAAYAPSAEALIAARALLGIGGATLMPSTLGLVRSLFTDAAQRAKAIGIWSGAMAGGIALGSVMSGLLLEHFWWGSVFLVNVPAMVLLLVVGPLLLPESRDPEAPSRFDLLSVPLSMATVLPAVYGLKKIAADGFEPRHLLFLAAGLVFGILFVHRQRTVPHAMISRALFARRTFTTGIALNTLVMFAMMGSAFFTTQYLQSVLGRAPLEAALWSLAPSLVIGGFAPAVAALAQKTEKRYVIGGGFLLAAAGFALLSQAGTDSLLLVLAGAGVLGCGVVSVASIVTDLALSATPADKAGTAGSLLETGQEFGGALGMAVLGSVGTAAFQAGLPAGAPQTLGEAVAVPGLADAARAAFVDGMAWASYTAIAVLLAGACLAFTLLRTRGQEPEREQEQEPRQESAAEPVC; encoded by the coding sequence ATGACGACCAAGACCCCGCGGCGACGCGCCGCAGCCTCCCCGGCCAGTCCCTGGACCGCCTTCTCCGTCCTCCTGCTCCCGCTGCTCCTGGTCTCGATGGACGTCTCCGTCCTGTACTTCGCGATCCCCGAGATCAGCCAGGAACTGCACACCACCGCCACCCAGCAGCTGTGGATCTTCGACATCTACGGCTTCGTACTGGCCGGTCTGCTGCTCACCATGGGCTCGCTCGGCGACCGCATCGGCCGCCGCAAGCTGCTCCTCATCGGCGCCGCCGCGTTCGGCGCCGCCTCCGTCCTCGCCGCCTACGCACCCAGCGCCGAGGCCCTGATCGCGGCCCGCGCGCTGCTCGGCATCGGCGGCGCGACCCTCATGCCCTCGACGCTCGGCCTCGTCCGCTCCCTGTTCACCGACGCCGCCCAGCGCGCCAAGGCCATCGGCATCTGGTCCGGTGCGATGGCCGGCGGCATCGCCCTCGGCTCGGTCATGTCCGGGCTGCTGCTGGAGCACTTCTGGTGGGGCTCGGTCTTCCTGGTCAACGTGCCCGCGATGGTGCTGCTCCTGGTCGTCGGCCCGCTGCTCCTCCCGGAGAGCCGCGACCCCGAGGCCCCGTCCCGCTTCGACCTGCTGTCCGTCCCGCTGTCCATGGCGACCGTGCTCCCGGCCGTCTACGGACTGAAGAAGATCGCCGCCGACGGCTTCGAGCCCCGCCATCTGCTGTTCCTCGCGGCCGGCCTGGTCTTCGGCATCCTGTTCGTCCACCGCCAGCGGACCGTCCCGCACGCCATGATCAGCCGCGCCCTGTTCGCCCGGCGGACCTTCACCACGGGCATCGCGCTCAACACCCTGGTCATGTTCGCGATGATGGGCTCCGCGTTCTTCACCACGCAGTACCTGCAGTCGGTCCTCGGCCGCGCCCCGCTCGAGGCCGCCCTCTGGTCCCTCGCCCCGTCGCTGGTCATCGGCGGCTTCGCCCCGGCCGTGGCCGCCCTCGCCCAGAAGACCGAGAAGCGGTACGTGATCGGGGGCGGGTTCCTGCTCGCCGCGGCCGGGTTCGCCCTGTTGTCGCAGGCCGGGACCGACTCCCTGCTCCTCGTCCTCGCCGGCGCCGGCGTCCTCGGGTGCGGCGTGGTCTCGGTCGCCTCGATCGTCACCGACCTGGCCCTGAGCGCCACCCCGGCGGACAAGGCCGGCACGGCGGGCTCGCTCCTGGAGACCGGACAGGAGTTCGGCGGCGCGCTCGGCATGGCGGTCCTCGGCTCGGTCGGCACCGCGGCCTTCCAGGCGGGCCTGCCGGCGGGCGCCCCGCAGACCCTGGGCGAGGCGGTCGCCGTCCCCGGTCTGGCCGACGCCGCCCGCGCCGCCTTCGTGGACGGCATGGCCTGGGCCTCGTACACGGCGATCGCCGTCCTCCTCGCCGGCGCCTGCCTCGCCTTCACCCTGCTGCGGACCCGCGGCCAGGAGCCGGAGCGGGAGCAGGAGCAGGAGCCGCGGCAGGAGAGCGCCGCGGAGCCGGTCTGCTGA
- a CDS encoding TetR/AcrR family transcriptional regulator produces MGHKEDLLDGAKRCLREKGFARTTARDIVKESGANLASIGYHYGSKDALLAQAYIALVEDHSDAFDGAGVLTAPDGSLERFQEVWTNVTDAMGKPGSIWHLGMELVVIGDKMPAVRDFVAQAQREGGRGVIPMFQGGEEPPVDDPSVDTLGKLYMCLMSGLIAQYMLDPDTAPTPAELTEGMRRLIAGTRPSQA; encoded by the coding sequence ATGGGACACAAGGAAGATCTGCTCGACGGCGCCAAGCGCTGCCTGCGGGAGAAGGGGTTCGCGCGGACCACGGCGCGCGACATCGTCAAGGAGTCCGGGGCCAACCTCGCGTCGATCGGCTACCACTACGGCTCGAAGGACGCGCTGCTCGCGCAGGCCTACATCGCGCTGGTGGAGGACCACTCCGACGCCTTCGACGGCGCGGGCGTGCTGACCGCGCCCGACGGTTCGCTGGAGCGTTTCCAGGAAGTGTGGACGAACGTCACCGACGCCATGGGGAAGCCCGGTTCGATCTGGCACCTGGGCATGGAGCTCGTGGTGATCGGCGACAAGATGCCGGCCGTGCGCGATTTCGTCGCGCAGGCGCAGCGCGAGGGCGGCCGGGGCGTCATCCCCATGTTCCAGGGCGGCGAGGAGCCGCCCGTCGACGACCCGAGCGTCGACACCCTGGGCAAGCTCTACATGTGTCTGATGAGCGGTCTCATCGCCCAGTACATGCTCGACCCGGACACCGCCCCGACCCCCGCCGAACTCACCGAGGGCATGCGCCGCCTGATCGCCGGGACCCGTCCGTCACAGGCGTGA
- the ilvN gene encoding acetolactate synthase small subunit: MSKHTLSVLVENKPGVLARITALFSRRGFNIDSLAVGITEHPDISRITIVVNVEDLPLEQVTKQLNKLVNVLKIVELEPGAAVARELVLAKVRADNETRSQIVEIVQLFRAKTVDVSPEAVTIEATGSSDKLEAMLKMLEPFGIKELVQSGTIAIGRGSRSITDRSLRALDRSA; the protein is encoded by the coding sequence ATGTCCAAGCACACGCTCTCCGTCCTGGTCGAGAACAAGCCCGGTGTCCTGGCCCGGATCACGGCCCTCTTCTCGCGCCGCGGCTTCAACATCGACTCGCTCGCCGTCGGCATCACCGAGCACCCCGACATCTCCCGCATCACCATCGTGGTGAACGTCGAGGACCTCCCGCTCGAGCAGGTCACCAAGCAGCTCAACAAGCTGGTCAACGTCCTGAAGATCGTCGAGCTGGAGCCGGGCGCCGCCGTCGCGCGCGAGCTCGTCCTCGCCAAGGTCCGCGCCGACAACGAGACCCGCTCGCAGATCGTCGAGATCGTCCAGCTGTTCCGCGCCAAGACGGTCGACGTCTCGCCCGAGGCCGTCACCATCGAGGCCACCGGATCGAGTGACAAGCTGGAGGCCATGCTCAAGATGCTGGAGCCCTTCGGCATCAAGGAGCTCGTCCAGTCCGGCACCATCGCCATCGGCCGCGGTTCGCGCTCCATCACCGACCGCAGCCTGCGCGCGCTCGACCGGAGCGCCTGA
- a CDS encoding proline dehydrogenase family protein: protein MLAPLILAASRSDKMRSFVSAAPGTKQVVDRFIAGETVDDVVPVIEDAAAKGLEVTLDVVGEDITTVEQAYAARDAYLELIERLKDLGLGTKAEMSVKLSMFGQALEGGHELALANVRPVVEAAAAIGTTVTLDAEDHTTLDSMFAIHEELRKDFPQTGCVIQAYLFRTEDDARRLAAAGSRVRIVKGAYKEPAEVAYQDKAEIDKAYVRITRILMEGDGYPMIGSHDPRLISIAQELARRAGRKLDEYEFQMLYGIRSDEHLRLAAEGHRMRVYTAFGTDWYGYFMRRLAEKPANLLFFGRSILTKN from the coding sequence GTGCTGGCTCCCTTGATCCTCGCCGCGTCGCGCAGCGACAAGATGCGTTCCTTCGTGTCGGCGGCGCCGGGCACCAAGCAGGTCGTCGACCGGTTCATCGCCGGTGAGACCGTCGACGACGTCGTGCCCGTGATCGAGGACGCCGCCGCGAAGGGCCTCGAGGTCACCCTCGACGTCGTCGGTGAGGACATCACCACCGTCGAGCAGGCCTACGCCGCCCGCGACGCCTACCTCGAGCTCATCGAGCGCCTCAAGGACCTCGGCCTCGGCACCAAGGCCGAGATGTCCGTGAAGCTGTCCATGTTCGGCCAGGCGCTGGAGGGCGGACACGAGCTGGCCCTCGCCAACGTCCGCCCGGTCGTCGAGGCCGCCGCCGCCATCGGCACCACCGTCACCCTGGACGCCGAGGACCACACCACCCTCGACTCGATGTTCGCCATCCACGAGGAGCTGCGGAAGGACTTCCCGCAGACCGGCTGCGTCATCCAGGCCTACCTCTTCCGCACCGAGGACGACGCCCGCCGCCTGGCCGCCGCCGGCAGCCGCGTCCGCATCGTCAAGGGCGCCTACAAGGAGCCCGCCGAGGTCGCGTACCAGGACAAGGCCGAGATCGACAAGGCGTACGTCCGCATCACGCGCATCCTCATGGAGGGTGACGGGTACCCGATGATCGGGTCCCACGACCCGCGTCTCATCTCCATCGCGCAGGAGCTCGCCCGGCGCGCCGGCCGCAAGCTCGACGAGTACGAGTTCCAGATGCTGTACGGGATCCGCAGCGACGAGCACCTGCGGCTCGCCGCCGAGGGCCACCGGATGCGCGTCTACACCGCGTTCGGCACCGACTGGTACGGCTACTTCATGCGCCGCCTCGCCGAGAAGCCCGCCAACCTGCTCTTCTTCGGCCGCTCGATCCTCACCAAGAACTGA